AAATAGAGGCAGTATCAAGAAGGGAATTAGAAGGCTACGATGATGCTGAATTAATAGTAGGAGGCTTTGATAGACTGGTTTCTCCAGGCTTTATAACAACACAGAGTTTTATTCAGTTGTACCCTTTCAGATATAGAATATTCTCTGGTAAAGCTAATCCTAATGATTTAATATCAACGATATCTAGTAAGGACGCCTATTATTTCTCTTTGCTAGGGGCATACCACTTACTTAGATCTGGAGTAACTACTGTTGTGGTAACTGAACCTTTCGTAGAACAAGCCGCAAGAGCTGCAAAAACTGTGGGACTAAGGCCTATAGTTTCTGCAGAAATAGGTTGCAATTGGATGAAAGGTGATTGGAAGAAAAACTTTGAAAGCTTATACAGTAAATGGATATCTAAGGACGAGAGCGGAATAGTATTGAAAATATGCGATGAGGATGAAGCAGAAGAAGCTATGAGTATCTCAAGTGAATATAAATTGCCAATATTAGTTGATAGGAACGTTAACTTAGAAAGAATAAATAACGTTTCGCCTTATACTATAGCCTTAGGTGGAGGAAGTAGAAAAGACCTTGAGAAAATAAGGAAGAATAACTTGAGCTTAGCTTTTACTCCGAGTTTAGAGATTTGTAAATTCACTTTAGGAGCATATAAACCTTCTATATCAATAGATTTAACTCCAAAATTCGATATTAGAAACGAGAT
This genomic interval from Acidianus sp. HS-5 contains the following:
- a CDS encoding amidohydrolase, which produces MKILIKAGIAFIKDSAPVPNAYLGVNDGKIEAVSRRELEGYDDAELIVGGFDRLVSPGFITTQSFIQLYPFRYRIFSGKANPNDLISTISSKDAYYFSLLGAYHLLRSGVTTVVVTEPFVEQAARAAKTVGLRPIVSAEIGCNWMKGDWKKNFESLYSKWISKDESGIVLKICDEDEAEEAMSISSEYKLPILVDRNVNLERINNVSPYTIALGGGSRKDLEKIRKNNLSLAFTPSLEICKFTLGAYKPSISIDLTPKFDIRNEIGVATSRLLLTAEESFKAVTEWGYSQLKISGGISVGNTTDILIFEVNEPPSYPIDKESPYESLIYSSYSLETVIVNGEAVLDGGVPLNVGTKDIEEANRKVEEIGKVEKN